In one Oceanococcus atlanticus genomic region, the following are encoded:
- the atpE gene encoding F0F1 ATP synthase subunit C — MVEAIASVQSSTVIAVGLILAMGALGTAIGFALLGGKLLEGVARQPELAGLLTGRMFLIAGLLDAVTFIGIGIGMFFTFANPFAEAVKAAVGS; from the coding sequence ATGGTTGAGGCTATTGCTAGCGTACAGAGTTCCACGGTAATTGCCGTGGGTTTGATTCTGGCCATGGGCGCCCTGGGTACCGCTATCGGCTTCGCCCTGCTGGGTGGCAAGCTGCTCGAAGGCGTTGCCCGTCAGCCGGAACTGGCTGGTCTGCTTACCGGTCGTATGTTCCTGATCGCCGGTCTGCTTGACGCCGTGACCTTCATCGGCATCGGTATCGGCATGTTCTTCACCTTCGCCAACCCGTTCGCTGAAGCCGTCAAAGCTGCCGTCGGTTCCTGA
- a CDS encoding F0F1 ATP synthase subunit B: MDINVTLIGQMIAFALFVWFTMKFVWPPITSAMAERQQKIADGLAAADKGARDLQEAAAKADEALQQAREEAREIIAGANRQATQILEEARAAAQSEGDRIKGQAQAEIDQSISSAREALRKDVASLAISGAEKILGREIDAKAHSDIVDRLAAQI; this comes from the coding sequence ATGGATATTAACGTCACACTGATAGGCCAGATGATCGCGTTCGCGCTGTTCGTCTGGTTCACTATGAAGTTCGTGTGGCCGCCGATCACCAGCGCAATGGCGGAGCGGCAGCAGAAGATCGCTGACGGTCTGGCTGCGGCGGATAAAGGGGCTCGTGATCTGCAGGAGGCGGCCGCGAAAGCGGATGAAGCGCTTCAGCAGGCTCGCGAAGAGGCTCGCGAAATCATCGCTGGTGCTAATCGTCAGGCGACCCAGATCCTGGAGGAAGCCCGCGCTGCGGCGCAGTCCGAAGGTGATCGCATCAAGGGTCAGGCTCAGGCCGAAATCGACCAGAGCATTTCCAGCGCACGTGAAGCCCTGCGTAAGGATGTGGCCAGTCTGGCGATCAGCGGTGCCGAGAAGATTCTCGGTCGCGAGATCGACGCGAAAGCACATTCCGATATCGTTGACCGCCTCGCGGCGCAGATCT